In Schlegelella aquatica, one DNA window encodes the following:
- the flgK gene encoding flagellar hook-associated protein FlgK — MPGIISLGTRAMFAAQAQLNTTAANISNANTPGYSRQTVELETAGGQFTGAGFFGKGVNITTVSRAHDAFLSREVTLSQALAAHDAARLEQLQRVERVFDLGENGLGARVSAFLNAFVDVASDPNDPSARQVVLSRAQALTSQVRSVAAQLDSIQTGVTEDIKTSVDAANQLVQRIADLNQQIARVKGFGHEPNDLLDQREQLINELNHYIGVTQIPASDGTVGLFIGGGQKLLLGSNALELRALPDTYDSSRVVLGVHEGGVDRRLDDRVLGGGSIAGLLRFQREDLPVAINEVGRLAGVIAARVNAQHAAGTTPPPVAPGPPIFATGAPRALPASTNTGTAAVGVVIQDATLLSAKDLELTFRSGAWQVRELPDGSFTALSAAQLLSDHGLQLSFSGTAQEGDRFLLEPSRLVAASMDVVLNDPMRLAATSATESNGNAKAMLALRDERMVRGMTLADAYAGVTASVGVRVMGAEAASEMSSSIAKDAEVRRNNVEGVNLDEEAARLIQFQQAYQAAAKVLQVAQSVFDTLLQTAAR; from the coding sequence ATGCCCGGCATCATCAGCCTCGGAACGCGTGCCATGTTCGCCGCGCAGGCGCAACTCAACACCACCGCGGCGAACATCTCGAACGCCAACACTCCGGGCTATTCGAGGCAAACGGTCGAACTCGAGACAGCCGGGGGGCAGTTCACCGGCGCGGGCTTCTTCGGCAAAGGCGTGAACATCACGACGGTGTCGCGCGCGCACGATGCCTTCCTCAGCCGCGAAGTGACGCTCAGCCAGGCGCTGGCCGCGCACGATGCCGCGCGGCTCGAGCAGTTGCAGCGGGTCGAGCGCGTGTTCGACCTGGGCGAGAACGGGCTCGGTGCACGCGTATCGGCGTTCCTGAACGCCTTCGTCGACGTGGCCAGCGATCCCAACGACCCGTCGGCACGCCAGGTGGTGCTGTCGCGCGCGCAGGCGCTGACGTCGCAGGTGCGCTCCGTGGCCGCCCAGCTCGACAGCATCCAGACCGGCGTCACCGAGGACATCAAGACCTCGGTGGATGCGGCCAATCAGCTCGTCCAGCGCATTGCCGACCTGAACCAGCAGATCGCGCGCGTCAAGGGCTTCGGCCATGAGCCGAACGACCTGCTCGATCAGCGCGAGCAACTCATCAACGAGCTGAACCACTACATCGGGGTGACCCAGATCCCGGCGAGCGACGGCACGGTGGGCCTGTTCATCGGCGGCGGGCAGAAGCTCCTCCTCGGCAGCAACGCATTGGAGTTGCGGGCCTTGCCCGATACCTACGATTCCTCGCGCGTCGTGCTGGGCGTCCACGAGGGCGGGGTGGATCGACGCTTGGACGACCGCGTCCTGGGGGGAGGGTCGATCGCGGGGCTGCTGAGGTTCCAGAGAGAAGACCTGCCGGTGGCCATCAACGAAGTGGGCCGCCTGGCCGGGGTGATCGCCGCCCGGGTGAACGCGCAGCACGCCGCCGGCACGACGCCGCCCCCGGTCGCGCCCGGCCCGCCCATCTTCGCGACCGGCGCGCCGCGAGCGCTTCCCGCCTCGACGAATACCGGAACGGCCGCGGTCGGGGTCGTCATCCAGGACGCGACCCTACTGTCGGCGAAGGATCTCGAGCTGACGTTCCGAAGCGGCGCCTGGCAAGTGCGCGAGTTGCCGGACGGTTCTTTCACGGCCTTGTCTGCCGCGCAGCTTCTCTCGGATCACGGTCTGCAGCTGTCCTTCTCCGGCACCGCCCAGGAGGGGGACCGGTTCCTCCTCGAGCCCTCACGCCTGGTGGCCGCGAGCATGGACGTGGTACTGAACGATCCGATGAGACTGGCGGCCACGAGCGCCACCGAGTCGAACGGCAACGCCAAGGCCATGTTGGCGTTGCGCGACGAACGCATGGTGCGGGGCATGACGCTGGCCGACGCCTATGCCGGCGTGACGGCGTCGGTCGGGGTGCGCGTCATGGGCGCGGAGGCCGCCAGCGAGATGTCGTCTTCGATCGCCAAGGACGCCGAGGTGCGGCGCAACAACGTCGAAGGCGTCAACCTCGACGAAGAAGCTGCCCGGCTGATCCAGTTCCAGCAGGCCTATCAGGCCGCGGCCAAGGTGTTGCAGGTCGCACAGTCCGTCTTCGACACGCTGCTGCAAACGGCGGCGCGGTGA
- the flgL gene encoding flagellar hook-associated protein FlgL: MRVATAFSYQQAIANLQRRQEDLSESQNRLTSGKRVLLPSDDPVAARRVERALAVEARVEATKRAAQASLNAMTLAESALGGANDILQAIRDAAVAAGNGAYGDKERAILAQQIQQYRDQLLGIANRTDAAGNPLFGGAGVTGDPFVPNGAGRVEFWAAPGSVGVDNQEILPVAVDGAYAWDATPGLEVPIFKTLDDFIVQLRTGGMTSAAVSSAVQTALGGIDAGMERLQAARAQVGDTLNRIDAIVARLDALDLNAKTDRSNAEDLDMVAAISDFQNKQTGYDAALKTYAQVQRLSLFDYLR; the protein is encoded by the coding sequence ATGCGTGTCGCCACCGCCTTTTCCTACCAGCAGGCGATCGCCAACCTGCAACGCCGGCAAGAAGACCTGTCGGAGTCCCAGAATCGGCTGACGTCCGGCAAACGGGTGCTCCTGCCCAGCGACGACCCGGTCGCGGCGCGCCGGGTCGAGCGCGCGCTCGCGGTGGAGGCGCGCGTGGAGGCGACCAAGCGGGCGGCCCAGGCCAGTCTGAATGCGATGACGCTGGCGGAAAGCGCGCTGGGCGGCGCCAACGACATCCTGCAGGCCATCCGCGATGCCGCGGTAGCGGCCGGCAACGGCGCCTACGGCGACAAGGAGCGCGCCATCCTCGCGCAGCAGATCCAGCAGTACAGGGATCAGCTCCTCGGGATCGCCAATCGCACGGACGCAGCTGGCAATCCGTTGTTCGGGGGCGCCGGAGTCACGGGCGATCCTTTCGTGCCTAACGGCGCGGGGCGGGTGGAGTTCTGGGCCGCCCCCGGTTCCGTCGGCGTGGACAACCAGGAAATCCTGCCCGTCGCGGTGGACGGCGCCTACGCCTGGGATGCGACGCCGGGGCTAGAGGTTCCGATCTTCAAGACCTTGGACGACTTCATCGTCCAGCTGAGGACGGGCGGCATGACGTCCGCGGCCGTGTCGAGCGCCGTGCAGACGGCGCTCGGCGGCATCGACGCCGGCATGGAGCGTCTGCAGGCCGCTCGCGCCCAGGTGGGCGACACCCTGAACCGCATCGACGCCATCGTGGCGCGCCTCGACGCGCTGGATCTCAACGCCAAGACAGACCGCTCGAATGCGGAAGATTTGGACATGGTGGCCGCCATCTCGGACTTCCAGAACAAGCAAACCGGCTACGATGCGGCCTTGAAGACGTACGCGCAGGTGCAGCGGCTGTCCTTGTTCGACTACCTGCGCTGA
- a CDS encoding EAL and HDOD domain-containing protein, producing the protein MDQDVLRNIALSYSPMVDRQRSFAATRLTVSALRSGQPLQADQLLAAISEVWPHAGTRVSLNVMSETLLNDLLRAKPVSNVMIEIPSFIACDPQNTAAIQELHSNGNTLLLHGRPTMLLPRELLSCFKYSIIDLAEDRRKNETTGPGEPGVTRSVGFIQSGVRTVAEMENSFGRGAVAILGWPIDDVTADSGVKKGAPDMGVLVELIRRVDDGDDVDKLEAVLKRDPTLAFQLMRYINSPAFGLSVEISSFRHAIMLLGYKRLKRWLALLLATASKDPNLRPVMYASVRRGIFMEQMVAPAGDDEMRGEVFICGVFSLLDKLFHRPFDDLLKTIPVPERVYQALAEGVGPYSPYLELARAVESETAPVINELAEQLLVGLAEVNRAVLATLTLASQLE; encoded by the coding sequence ATGGATCAAGACGTCCTGCGCAACATCGCGCTCAGCTACTCTCCCATGGTGGACCGCCAGCGGTCCTTCGCCGCCACGCGGCTGACCGTGTCGGCCCTGCGGTCGGGGCAGCCGCTGCAGGCCGACCAACTGCTGGCAGCCATCTCCGAGGTGTGGCCCCACGCGGGCACCCGCGTCTCGCTGAACGTCATGAGCGAGACCCTGCTCAACGATCTGCTGCGCGCCAAGCCGGTTTCCAACGTGATGATCGAGATTCCCTCGTTCATCGCCTGTGACCCGCAGAACACGGCCGCGATCCAGGAGCTGCACTCGAACGGCAACACGCTGCTGCTGCATGGGCGTCCGACCATGCTGCTGCCCCGAGAGCTGCTCTCGTGCTTCAAGTACTCGATCATCGATCTCGCCGAGGACCGCCGCAAGAACGAGACGACGGGCCCCGGCGAGCCGGGCGTCACGCGATCGGTGGGCTTCATCCAGAGCGGCGTGCGCACCGTGGCCGAGATGGAGAACAGCTTCGGCCGCGGAGCGGTGGCCATCCTGGGCTGGCCGATCGACGACGTGACCGCGGACTCCGGCGTCAAGAAAGGCGCGCCCGACATGGGGGTGCTCGTCGAACTGATCCGCCGCGTCGACGACGGCGACGACGTCGACAAGCTCGAGGCGGTGCTCAAGCGCGACCCGACGCTGGCCTTCCAGCTCATGCGCTACATCAACTCGCCGGCCTTCGGCCTGTCGGTCGAGATCAGCTCGTTCCGCCACGCCATCATGCTGCTGGGGTACAAGCGGCTCAAGCGCTGGCTCGCCCTGCTGCTCGCCACCGCCAGCAAGGACCCGAACCTCAGGCCCGTGATGTACGCCTCGGTGCGACGCGGCATCTTCATGGAGCAGATGGTCGCGCCGGCCGGGGACGACGAGATGCGCGGCGAGGTGTTCATCTGCGGCGTCTTCTCGCTGCTCGACAAGCTCTTCCACCGGCCGTTCGACGACCTGCTGAAGACGATCCCGGTGCCAGAGCGGGTGTACCAGGCGTTGGCCGAGGGCGTCGGGCCCTACAGCCCCTACCTCGAACTGGCCCGTGCCGTCGAAAGCGAAACCGCGCCGGTGATCAACGAGCTGGCCGAGCAGTTGCTGGTGGGACTGGCCGAGGTCAACCGCGCGGTCCTGGCAACGCTCACGCTGGCATCCCAGCTGGAATGA
- a CDS encoding PAS domain S-box protein: MSSNGSEVDESASSPDGRDALRAPLGPAVVLRTNGAIEAANPQAQALLPLPAGGMVSGWVSVLGFAAVQWILAQLRHPPGAAAQTGPRVMLPGGRPARLVMTGESSERWLLRFEQAPRAAARRHAQGDDVALRELRAMFWDSPFPATLQDEDHRFVEVNDAFLQYTGYRQEYLSGLDALALIHPEDRDRLDSERRQLDLEVDRPDVASTVERRLVAANGEVRWFRAAHRRVSDAEGRRLSFSVLYDCTAEHLARERAERSVHELDQWFELSPVGMMLFDEDGLVVRSNPALQQLIGVVPFFLTQAHPSLQELLGWYAGGPLAALHPDSQPVHRHGWVEHAEGERSLYAVVRCLEERQGHRRYMVVIEDRTAEDALDVAQSQLGALAETTQAGLATFDVYTGRFQFPPARRPAQGQELLSSELRAISRDLVRPDTLPEFDRVQQALRQGERADARYAIQHPELGLRWLHTRVEPRRLHSGRRGTSIVTLDVTEQHLTQQRSERILRELTTILESTTAGIGYFRGAVLLRCNRQFERLLGLDEGDSALDRPLCELLEAVDGAAGWVGEALAAVAEQGQFETEVALRRPDEPVRWLQLTMRRMDSAGPEVESIVVLSDVTRLKLQQAELEAVARDRELMFSLSDIGIVFLLHGKVQRANEGFTLLTGYRADELVGLEENSLFVESQDEPRPLVEGGAGMQARWTGERLLRRKDGTLCWVQVHKRLVHDDDVNGGVIASYVNVDARRRAEQALATQAERTRAVLDSVLVGIVTVGPRGIEWMNRSARRMFGGDLQDFLGRPISVVASEDPEHPFRRAGVIDYLEEGQAHTFECQVMARDGRNFWVVGNAVVTGAGPQGREITYALLDIDSRRQAEQRIAEAQASLRRVIELAPLAIALFDARTLAIQQLNQSAASAIGRPVEALIGLRLEEIFPAEQARQYREDMESALRRIGVTQREYRVEVRGQPHVWDARFLPLASPGEAPDQLLLVATNVTEQRAAQEARLEAAIAQRELLVKEVHHRIKNNLQGVAGLLQQIAQRKPEMAGPISEVAGQVQAIAHVYGLQVGSVGPLRLQRVVEAITGSVRKTFDRPITLEFVGERVDDWVLPEAESIPIALTLNELLTNAIKHSRGEGEVVCRLESEVDGVQIDVSNPGALPLDFNLAKFPGGVSGLGLIRALLPRRSARLTLEAAAGRVSARVRIVPPGVGRA; this comes from the coding sequence ATGAGCTCGAACGGCAGCGAAGTGGACGAATCGGCATCGTCTCCCGACGGGCGCGATGCCCTGCGCGCGCCGCTGGGCCCTGCCGTGGTGTTGCGTACCAACGGCGCCATCGAGGCGGCCAACCCCCAGGCGCAGGCGTTGCTGCCGCTGCCTGCCGGCGGCATGGTCTCCGGCTGGGTGTCGGTGCTGGGGTTCGCGGCGGTTCAATGGATCTTGGCCCAGTTGCGCCATCCCCCGGGGGCGGCAGCGCAGACCGGCCCGCGTGTGATGCTGCCCGGCGGCCGTCCCGCGCGGCTGGTGATGACGGGCGAGTCCTCCGAACGGTGGCTGCTGCGATTCGAGCAGGCTCCGAGGGCTGCGGCGCGGCGTCACGCGCAGGGGGACGACGTGGCCTTGCGCGAGTTGCGCGCGATGTTCTGGGACTCGCCGTTCCCCGCCACGCTGCAGGACGAGGACCACCGCTTCGTCGAGGTCAACGACGCGTTCCTGCAGTACACCGGCTACCGGCAGGAGTACCTCAGCGGGCTGGATGCTCTGGCGCTCATCCACCCCGAGGACCGGGACCGCCTCGACAGCGAACGGCGGCAACTCGACCTGGAGGTCGACCGCCCCGATGTGGCGAGCACGGTCGAGCGAAGGCTGGTGGCGGCGAACGGAGAGGTGCGCTGGTTTCGCGCGGCCCACCGGCGCGTGAGCGACGCCGAAGGGCGGCGGCTGAGCTTCTCGGTGCTGTACGACTGCACCGCCGAGCACCTGGCCAGGGAGCGCGCCGAGCGCTCGGTGCACGAGCTCGACCAGTGGTTCGAGCTCTCGCCGGTGGGCATGATGCTGTTCGACGAGGACGGGCTCGTGGTCCGCTCCAATCCGGCGCTGCAGCAGCTCATCGGCGTCGTGCCGTTCTTCTTGACGCAGGCCCACCCGAGCCTGCAGGAGCTGCTGGGATGGTACGCGGGCGGGCCGCTGGCCGCGCTGCATCCCGACAGCCAGCCGGTCCATCGCCACGGTTGGGTCGAGCACGCCGAGGGGGAGCGCTCGCTCTATGCGGTGGTCCGGTGCCTGGAGGAACGACAAGGTCATCGGCGCTACATGGTGGTGATCGAGGACCGCACCGCCGAGGACGCGCTCGACGTCGCTCAATCCCAGCTCGGTGCGCTGGCCGAAACGACGCAGGCCGGGCTCGCGACCTTCGACGTCTACACCGGCCGGTTCCAGTTTCCGCCGGCACGGCGGCCCGCGCAGGGGCAGGAGCTGTTGTCCAGCGAACTGCGCGCCATCAGCCGCGACCTGGTGCGCCCCGACACGCTGCCCGAGTTCGACCGCGTGCAGCAGGCGCTGCGCCAGGGCGAGCGCGCCGACGCGCGGTATGCGATCCAGCATCCCGAGCTCGGGCTGCGCTGGCTCCACACGCGGGTGGAGCCGCGGCGCCTGCACTCGGGCCGCCGGGGCACCTCCATCGTCACGCTCGACGTCACCGAGCAGCACCTCACCCAGCAGCGCAGCGAGCGCATCCTGCGCGAACTCACCACCATCCTCGAAAGCACGACGGCCGGCATCGGCTACTTCCGTGGAGCCGTGCTGCTGCGCTGCAACCGGCAGTTCGAGCGCCTGCTCGGCCTCGACGAAGGCGACAGCGCCCTCGACCGCCCGTTGTGCGAACTGCTCGAGGCGGTGGACGGCGCGGCCGGGTGGGTGGGCGAAGCGCTGGCGGCGGTGGCCGAGCAGGGGCAGTTCGAGACCGAAGTGGCACTGCGCCGGCCGGACGAGCCGGTGCGCTGGTTGCAGCTCACGATGCGCCGGATGGACAGCGCCGGCCCGGAAGTCGAATCCATCGTGGTGCTGTCCGACGTCACCCGGCTCAAGCTCCAGCAGGCCGAGCTCGAAGCCGTCGCCCGCGACCGCGAACTGATGTTCAGCCTCTCGGACATCGGCATCGTGTTCCTGCTGCACGGCAAGGTCCAGCGGGCCAACGAGGGCTTCACACTGCTCACCGGCTACAGGGCCGACGAGCTCGTCGGCCTGGAGGAGAACAGCCTCTTCGTCGAGAGCCAGGACGAGCCCCGGCCGCTCGTGGAAGGCGGCGCCGGCATGCAGGCCCGCTGGACGGGCGAGCGCCTGCTGCGTCGCAAGGACGGCACGCTGTGCTGGGTGCAGGTGCACAAGCGCCTCGTGCACGACGACGACGTCAATGGCGGCGTGATCGCCTCCTATGTCAATGTCGATGCGCGTCGCCGGGCCGAGCAGGCGTTGGCCACGCAGGCGGAGCGCACGCGCGCGGTGCTCGATTCGGTGCTGGTGGGCATCGTCACCGTCGGGCCGCGCGGTATCGAGTGGATGAACCGCTCCGCGCGCCGCATGTTCGGCGGCGACCTGCAGGACTTCCTCGGCCGGCCGATCAGCGTCGTCGCCTCCGAAGACCCCGAGCATCCGTTCCGCCGTGCCGGGGTGATCGACTACCTGGAAGAAGGGCAGGCCCACACCTTCGAGTGCCAGGTGATGGCGCGCGACGGCCGCAACTTCTGGGTCGTGGGCAATGCCGTCGTCACGGGCGCTGGTCCCCAGGGGCGAGAGATCACCTACGCGCTGCTCGACATCGACAGCCGCCGGCAGGCCGAGCAGCGCATCGCCGAAGCCCAGGCCTCGCTGCGCCGCGTGATCGAACTGGCGCCGCTCGCGATCGCGCTGTTCGATGCCCGCACGCTGGCCATCCAGCAGCTCAACCAAAGCGCCGCTTCCGCCATCGGTCGCCCGGTCGAAGCGCTGATCGGCTTGCGCCTCGAGGAGATCTTCCCCGCCGAGCAGGCGCGTCAGTACCGAGAGGACATGGAGTCCGCCTTGCGCCGCATCGGCGTCACGCAGCGCGAATACCGCGTCGAGGTGCGGGGCCAGCCCCACGTCTGGGACGCGCGCTTCCTCCCGCTTGCCAGCCCCGGCGAAGCGCCCGACCAACTGCTGCTGGTGGCCACCAACGTCACCGAGCAGCGTGCCGCCCAGGAGGCCCGGCTCGAGGCAGCCATCGCGCAGCGCGAGCTCCTCGTCAAGGAAGTGCACCACCGCATCAAGAACAACCTGCAGGGCGTCGCCGGTCTGCTCCAGCAGATCGCGCAGCGCAAGCCGGAGATGGCCGGCCCCATCAGCGAGGTGGCCGGGCAGGTGCAGGCCATTGCCCACGTGTACGGCCTGCAGGTCGGCTCCGTCGGGCCCTTGCGCCTGCAGCGTGTGGTGGAAGCGATCACGGGTTCGGTGCGCAAGACGTTCGACCGGCCGATCACGCTCGAGTTCGTCGGCGAGCGGGTGGACGACTGGGTGCTGCCCGAAGCCGAGTCCATTCCCATCGCGCTCACGCTCAACGAGCTGTTGACCAACGCGATCAAGCACAGCCGGGGCGAGGGGGAGGTGGTCTGCCGGTTGGAGTCCGAGGTCGACGGCGTGCAGATCGACGTTTCCAATCCGGGGGCCCTCCCGCTCGACTTCAACCTCGCGAAGTTCCCGGGCGGGGTGTCCGGACTCGGCTTGATACGCGCTTTGCTGCCGCGCCGCAGTGCCCGTCTCACGTTGGAGGCCGCCGCCGGCCGGGTGAGCGCCCGGGTGCGCATCGTGCCCCCCGGTGTCGGCCGCGCTTGA
- a CDS encoding response regulator produces MANKGKILVVDDDRLVLATLTHGLVQAGYDVIDADNGDDAILLAREHRPQLALLDIRMEGKSGFDVAAYLRDYLKIPFMFLSAFSDEETIRQVQALGAVAYLVKPLDIRQIVPAVEAAFAHRQHVTAQAPAAAPAVEQGAPAGLLDDIVPIAVGIAMHRFSLDRKQALEKLQRAAEQERVSLEEQCRRMVQALETLVAPGRL; encoded by the coding sequence GTGGCGAACAAGGGCAAGATCCTGGTGGTGGACGACGACCGTCTGGTGCTGGCCACCCTGACGCATGGCTTGGTGCAGGCGGGCTACGACGTCATCGACGCAGACAACGGCGACGACGCGATCCTGCTCGCCCGCGAGCACCGGCCGCAGCTCGCGCTGCTCGACATCCGCATGGAGGGCAAGAGCGGCTTCGACGTGGCCGCCTATCTGCGCGACTACCTGAAGATCCCCTTCATGTTCCTCTCCGCCTTCTCGGACGAGGAGACGATTCGGCAAGTCCAGGCGCTGGGCGCGGTGGCCTACCTCGTCAAGCCGCTCGACATCCGCCAGATCGTGCCGGCCGTGGAGGCCGCGTTCGCGCACCGCCAGCACGTCACGGCGCAGGCTCCGGCCGCCGCGCCGGCCGTGGAGCAGGGGGCGCCCGCCGGTCTTCTGGACGACATCGTGCCGATCGCCGTCGGCATCGCCATGCACCGGTTCTCCCTCGACCGCAAGCAGGCGCTGGAGAAGCTGCAGCGAGCCGCCGAACAGGAGCGCGTGAGCCTGGAGGAGCAGTGCCGCCGCATGGTGCAGGCGCTGGAGACCCTGGTCGCCCCGGGCCGGCTGTAG
- a CDS encoding sensor histidine kinase: MSSVHPTADAAAGRRLVFAAGAGAAVTLVWVGLSVAGAAWLHDSWAEGVRAVMQSGVLMLVFVLGLVLAMSLAWWFSQRLERLDAAQRGLQLQHQGLAQLLPLWYWETDAGHRLVLLRPPRGAPAADWQVEDRLGRPLWEDFHSDAELWRAFRQMLEAHRPIEGLAAHRLEAEGRRSLWLLEGLPRFDTQGRFIGYQGTACDVSERTELQFDREVGLHLLDAVPSAVVLAQAADGAEARFRIRHCNGVAARHLGDSPTRLAGCDLIEALARVPDWPLAPVCEHLGVPLPAHAGGGAPTWTAQLDTFTFRHGGTERRVLLAVFTPATTSADEIARAERQAAERELESFSYTVSHDLRAPIRVVEGFARILKEDYGRSLDRIGNDHLDRVLGAAARMNGMIDALLSLSRLSAQPLQHQPVNLSQLATYIVDDLRRQSPGRLVEVRIAPGLVAEGDPTLLRVALENLLGNAWKYSSKRERALIEFGARHEGQRTIYFVKDNGAGFDMRFADRLFGVFQRLHGATEFPGTGVGLASVQRIIRRHGGQIWAESEVGAGATFYFTLGERRV, from the coding sequence ATGAGTTCCGTCCATCCCACTGCCGACGCAGCCGCGGGCAGGCGCCTGGTCTTCGCCGCCGGAGCCGGCGCGGCCGTGACGCTCGTGTGGGTGGGGTTGAGCGTGGCCGGGGCCGCCTGGCTTCATGACTCGTGGGCCGAGGGCGTGCGCGCGGTGATGCAGTCGGGCGTGCTGATGCTCGTCTTCGTGCTCGGCCTGGTGCTGGCGATGTCGCTCGCCTGGTGGTTCTCGCAACGGCTCGAGCGTCTGGACGCCGCCCAGCGTGGGCTGCAGCTGCAGCACCAGGGGCTCGCCCAACTCCTGCCCCTGTGGTACTGGGAAACGGACGCCGGCCATCGACTGGTGCTGCTGCGCCCGCCCCGCGGCGCGCCCGCCGCCGACTGGCAGGTGGAGGACCGGCTGGGGCGCCCTCTTTGGGAGGACTTCCACAGCGATGCCGAACTGTGGCGGGCGTTCCGCCAGATGCTCGAGGCGCACCGCCCGATCGAGGGGCTCGCCGCGCACCGGCTCGAGGCCGAGGGCCGCCGCAGTCTCTGGCTGCTCGAAGGGCTGCCTCGGTTCGACACCCAGGGCCGGTTCATCGGCTACCAAGGCACGGCGTGCGACGTGTCCGAACGCACGGAGCTGCAGTTCGATCGCGAAGTGGGACTGCACCTGCTCGATGCGGTGCCCAGCGCCGTCGTCCTCGCGCAAGCCGCAGACGGGGCTGAGGCGCGTTTCCGGATCCGGCACTGCAACGGCGTGGCCGCGCGGCACCTGGGCGACAGCCCCACCCGGCTCGCCGGGTGCGATCTGATCGAGGCGCTCGCGCGCGTGCCCGACTGGCCGCTGGCCCCCGTGTGCGAACACCTCGGGGTGCCCCTGCCCGCGCATGCGGGCGGCGGCGCCCCGACGTGGACGGCCCAGTTGGACACGTTCACCTTCCGGCACGGTGGCACCGAGCGGCGCGTCCTGCTCGCCGTGTTCACGCCGGCGACCACCAGCGCCGATGAGATCGCCCGTGCCGAGCGCCAGGCGGCCGAGCGGGAACTGGAGTCCTTCAGCTACACCGTCTCGCACGACCTGCGGGCACCGATCCGGGTGGTCGAGGGTTTCGCGCGCATCCTCAAGGAAGACTACGGCCGCTCGCTCGACCGCATCGGCAACGACCATCTCGACCGCGTGCTGGGCGCGGCCGCCCGCATGAACGGCATGATCGACGCGCTGCTGTCGCTGTCGCGTCTGTCGGCGCAACCGCTGCAGCACCAGCCGGTCAACCTGTCGCAGCTGGCGACCTACATCGTCGACGACCTGCGCCGGCAAAGCCCCGGCCGCCTGGTCGAGGTGCGCATCGCGCCCGGCCTGGTCGCAGAAGGCGATCCCACCTTGCTGCGCGTGGCCTTGGAGAACCTGCTGGGCAACGCGTGGAAGTACAGCAGCAAGCGCGAGCGCGCCCTGATCGAATTCGGCGCTCGCCACGAGGGGCAGCGCACGATCTACTTCGTCAAGGACAACGGAGCGGGCTTCGACATGCGCTTCGCGGACCGCCTGTTCGGCGTGTTCCAGCGGCTGCACGGGGCCACCGAGTTCCCGGGCACCGGGGTCGGCCTCGCCTCGGTACAGCGCATCATCCGCCGCCACGGCGGCCAGATCTGGGCCGAATCGGAGGTGGGGGCGGGGGCGACGTTCTACTTCACGCTGGGCGAACGCCGGGTGTGA
- a CDS encoding Hpt domain-containing protein, which produces MCDKTPLLVHRQSVVPCLQIGLGVTQITARFGAREPVCPEGPGFGEDVHLARASGRFQPEATCAFALPDHESMRAAPPTRPGRQPVMEPHMFVPDPSVFDGEALARLRELDPKGESRLLERLFRTFQSSLDKLIPQMLNAHKAGDLATMRLTAHTLKSSSASVGAARLSASCAELEAAIRAGGPGPFDRLVEAVRQEAARVHQSLEGLLGSD; this is translated from the coding sequence ATGTGCGACAAGACCCCTTTGCTGGTGCATCGACAATCGGTCGTGCCATGCTTGCAAATCGGCCTGGGTGTGACGCAGATCACGGCGCGCTTCGGCGCGCGGGAGCCTGTCTGCCCAGAGGGCCCCGGTTTCGGGGAGGATGTGCATTTGGCACGCGCGAGCGGGCGGTTTCAGCCTGAAGCGACCTGCGCTTTCGCTTTGCCGGATCATGAGTCGATGAGGGCCGCCCCGCCCACGAGGCCGGGCCGCCAGCCAGTCATGGAGCCCCACATGTTCGTACCCGACCCCAGCGTCTTCGATGGCGAGGCCCTTGCGCGGCTGCGCGAACTCGACCCGAAGGGGGAGAGCCGACTGCTGGAGCGCCTGTTCCGGACGTTTCAGTCCTCGCTGGACAAGCTCATCCCCCAGATGTTGAACGCCCACAAGGCCGGTGATCTCGCGACAATGCGGTTGACGGCCCACACGCTGAAGTCTTCCAGTGCGAGTGTGGGCGCGGCACGCCTGTCGGCCTCCTGCGCGGAACTCGAGGCCGCCATACGCGCAGGCGGCCCGGGGCCTTTTGACCGCCTCGTGGAGGCCGTGCGGCAGGAGGCCGCACGGGTGCATCAGAGTCTGGAAGGCTTGCTGGGGTCCGATTGA